A window of Chitinophaga sp. MM2321 contains these coding sequences:
- a CDS encoding SusC/RagA family TonB-linked outer membrane protein yields MPKSFTKLYAPWRALLLLLLTTNISAQQMMVRSSNAPRESSTIPLRQILTELETRFNVSFNYASSQLENKFVDNKFERVAGGNMETYLTKMLTPLGLQAVKLSDRDYAIKASGADVKAVAKAVDQLVKGHIIDDKGTPVPGVSVHEKGTTNGTATDENGNFSINVTGNNAVLVFRSVGYLTKEQVVGSGSMQVQLSTDIHSLNDVVVTALGIKRDEKALGYSIGTLRGDEVSTVKEVNIANALSGKVTGVNVRSTSSDPGGTSLVTIRGQSSLTGYNQPLYVVDGIPIAPAVRTPTQPVGQVVVDYGSTISDINPDDIASISVLKGASASALYGSRALNGVILITTKSGSGVTKGLGVSVNSSAIFDQPTLFPLFQNQFGSGDREGSEETISDATWGPRLDIGTKHVQWNSPLDANGNPIPTDWVSYPDRVKDFFRTGSTFTNNIAVTGNNKDGSFRLSFTNLKNEGIIPNTDLKRNTLNLAAGYNLSSKIKVSTNIGYTKNSSGNRPTFNRGSVSNIVYTTTPNVDIQQLRNYWLPGKEGLEQFSHVPGSTDNPYLVAYEFINGYDRDRMMGNVQIDIELTKNLTLMGRTGMDLYSESRESKRPFGSVRNATGAYAIGTEFFREQNTDFLLTYKKEVNTDFSFSVSAGANRMNQLGKSTNQKTESLVIPGLYNISNAKAGTVLNGSGQSTKRINSVYGMGQVSFRNYAFLDLTARNDWSSTLPASNNSYFYPSAALSLIVSDMLGIKSDALSFAKLRASWAQVGGDTDPYNLYNTFNFGQDWNDVKLANISNALKNNKLKPLIATSHEFGADVRFLKGRIGVDFTYYSTINRNQILNIPVTSASGYTSMVTNAGKIGNKGIEIGLNATPVAGAFRWDLQLNYSRNRNKIIELMDGLTNYQVGGAEGIRFQVKEGAEMGDMYAQAWETVPDGEFKGEPLLASDGTYQQINEYSKIGNYNPDFMIGFTNTFSYKGFTLNLLLDWRQGGNFFSYVAKNLLSDGRTMTTVNGRDPKSGGLTWIDSDNNHRTDGMILHGYIEESPGKYVPNTNVTDPENYYGEYYWSFNGRSTFDASYVKLREASLTYNFSKKTLGRIPLGNLSVSLIARNLFTWTAAEQGYDPETAMTISNGSFSPGVTSWGLPYTRSYGCKIGFNF; encoded by the coding sequence ATGCCAAAGAGCTTTACGAAGCTTTACGCTCCATGGAGGGCGCTGCTACTGTTGTTGCTGACCACCAATATTTCAGCACAACAGATGATGGTGCGAAGCAGCAATGCTCCGCGGGAATCCAGCACAATTCCGCTCCGGCAAATATTGACGGAACTGGAAACACGTTTCAATGTTAGTTTTAATTATGCCTCTTCACAGCTCGAAAACAAATTTGTTGATAACAAATTTGAGCGTGTGGCCGGCGGTAACATGGAAACATACCTGACCAAAATGCTCACCCCACTTGGGTTACAGGCTGTAAAACTCAGCGATCGCGATTATGCCATCAAGGCTTCCGGCGCTGATGTAAAAGCAGTAGCCAAGGCTGTGGACCAGTTAGTGAAAGGTCATATTATAGATGATAAAGGTACCCCGGTGCCTGGTGTCAGCGTACACGAAAAAGGTACTACCAATGGTACAGCCACAGATGAAAATGGAAATTTTTCCATTAACGTAACCGGCAACAATGCGGTGCTGGTATTCCGCTCTGTTGGTTATCTCACAAAAGAACAGGTAGTTGGAAGCGGCAGCATGCAGGTGCAGTTATCTACGGATATACATAGCCTGAATGATGTAGTGGTGACTGCTCTCGGTATCAAACGCGATGAAAAAGCACTTGGCTATTCTATCGGTACCCTGAGAGGTGATGAAGTAAGCACCGTGAAAGAAGTAAATATTGCCAACGCATTATCCGGTAAAGTAACCGGTGTAAACGTAAGAAGCACCAGTTCTGATCCAGGCGGCACTTCATTGGTGACGATCCGTGGTCAAAGTAGTTTGACAGGATATAACCAGCCACTGTATGTAGTGGATGGAATACCTATAGCTCCCGCAGTGCGTACACCTACCCAGCCTGTTGGGCAGGTAGTGGTGGATTATGGTAGTACTATTTCCGATATTAACCCGGATGATATTGCCAGCATCTCTGTACTGAAGGGCGCCAGTGCTTCCGCTTTATACGGTTCCCGCGCGCTGAACGGCGTAATCCTGATTACCACTAAATCTGGTTCGGGCGTTACAAAAGGTCTGGGTGTTTCTGTAAACTCCAGCGCGATATTTGATCAGCCTACACTATTTCCCTTATTCCAGAATCAATTTGGTTCCGGCGACAGGGAAGGCTCAGAAGAAACGATCTCTGATGCTACCTGGGGACCCAGACTGGATATCGGTACCAAACATGTACAGTGGAATAGCCCGCTGGATGCAAATGGCAATCCTATTCCTACTGATTGGGTTTCCTATCCTGATAGGGTTAAAGATTTCTTCCGTACCGGCTCCACCTTTACGAATAACATCGCCGTTACAGGTAATAACAAGGATGGAAGCTTCCGTCTCTCTTTTACGAATCTGAAGAATGAAGGTATTATTCCTAATACAGATCTTAAAAGAAATACGCTTAATCTGGCCGCTGGATATAATCTGAGTTCTAAAATAAAAGTAAGTACCAATATCGGCTATACGAAAAACAGCAGCGGTAACCGCCCTACTTTCAATCGTGGTAGCGTAAGCAACATCGTATATACTACTACGCCGAATGTGGATATACAGCAACTGCGTAATTACTGGTTACCTGGTAAAGAAGGATTGGAACAATTCTCTCATGTACCGGGATCTACTGATAATCCTTACCTGGTGGCCTACGAATTTATCAATGGGTACGATCGCGATCGGATGATGGGTAATGTGCAGATAGATATTGAGCTCACGAAGAACCTCACCCTGATGGGGCGTACCGGTATGGACCTTTATTCAGAATCCCGCGAAAGTAAACGTCCCTTTGGTTCAGTACGTAATGCAACCGGAGCTTATGCCATCGGAACGGAATTTTTCCGGGAACAGAATACAGACTTCCTGTTGACTTATAAAAAAGAAGTGAATACTGATTTCTCCTTTTCCGTTTCTGCCGGCGCAAACCGCATGAATCAATTAGGAAAGAGTACCAATCAGAAAACAGAAAGTCTCGTGATACCTGGATTATATAATATATCCAATGCAAAAGCAGGTACCGTGTTAAATGGTTCTGGCCAGTCTACCAAACGTATCAACAGTGTATACGGTATGGGACAGGTTAGCTTCCGTAACTATGCATTTCTTGACCTGACTGCCCGTAATGACTGGTCAAGTACACTGCCCGCTTCCAATAACTCATATTTCTATCCTTCCGCAGCATTAAGTCTCATTGTATCTGATATGCTGGGAATTAAATCTGATGCGCTCTCTTTCGCAAAACTGCGGGCTAGCTGGGCACAGGTAGGAGGTGATACAGATCCTTACAATTTATATAACACCTTTAACTTCGGACAGGACTGGAACGATGTAAAGCTGGCTAATATCAGTAATGCGCTGAAGAACAATAAGCTTAAACCGCTGATTGCCACTTCCCACGAATTCGGTGCGGATGTTCGTTTCCTGAAAGGTCGCATCGGGGTTGATTTTACATACTATAGCACCATTAACCGTAACCAGATCCTCAATATTCCGGTAACCTCGGCATCCGGCTATACCAGCATGGTTACCAATGCCGGTAAGATCGGGAATAAAGGGATTGAAATAGGATTGAATGCCACTCCTGTCGCAGGGGCATTCCGTTGGGATCTGCAATTGAACTACAGCCGCAACCGGAATAAGATAATAGAACTCATGGACGGTCTCACCAACTACCAGGTAGGCGGTGCAGAAGGCATCCGCTTCCAGGTAAAGGAAGGTGCGGAAATGGGTGATATGTATGCACAGGCTTGGGAAACAGTGCCGGATGGTGAGTTTAAAGGAGAACCATTGCTTGCCAGTGATGGTACTTACCAACAGATAAATGAGTATTCAAAGATTGGTAATTACAATCCTGATTTTATGATTGGGTTTACCAATACATTCTCTTATAAAGGATTTACATTGAACCTGTTGCTGGACTGGCGCCAGGGCGGAAATTTCTTTTCTTATGTTGCCAAAAACCTGTTGAGCGATGGCCGTACCATGACAACAGTAAATGGTCGTGATCCAAAGAGCGGTGGCCTTACATGGATAGATAGTGATAATAATCATCGTACAGATGGTATGATCCTGCATGGCTATATTGAAGAAAGTCCCGGTAAATATGTACCCAATACAAATGTTACCGACCCAGAAAACTACTATGGTGAATACTACTGGAGTTTCAACGGCCGTTCTACTTTCGATGCCAGCTATGTGAAACTCAGAGAAGCTTCATTGACTTATAACTTCTCCAAGAAAACACTGGGCAGAATACCACTGGGCAATTTATCCGTATCACTGATCGCACGCAACCTGTTTACATGGACAGCCGCGGAGCAAGGATATGATCCGGAGACAGCTATGACAATATCCAATGGCAGTTTCTCACCTGGTGTAACCAGCTGGGGATTACCTTACACCCGTTCATATGGTTGTAAGATTGGATTTAATTTCTAA
- a CDS encoding sigma-70 family RNA polymerase sigma factor, which translates to MTTSTHYPQHDDQYLWALLSKGDREAFGEVYRRYFPLLFRYCIRFTVDRGLVTDMLQDFFSQLYQKSAGLSFPENLKSYLMVSARRKLFRYLQKSAQLPASLDESTFSAFALELSPESILINRQHTEHTTRRLQQTLNSLTLRQKEAIYLRFYENLTYEEIAGVMVLKEVKYARTLIYRAIAELKELLAPEVSALMLR; encoded by the coding sequence ATGACAACCAGCACTCATTATCCGCAGCACGATGACCAGTACCTGTGGGCCCTGCTCTCTAAAGGAGATCGGGAAGCCTTCGGGGAAGTATACCGGCGATACTTTCCGTTGCTCTTCCGGTATTGTATCCGGTTTACTGTGGACCGTGGACTGGTAACTGATATGTTGCAGGATTTCTTTTCGCAGTTATATCAGAAGAGCGCAGGGCTTTCATTTCCTGAAAATCTGAAAAGCTATCTGATGGTATCTGCGAGAAGAAAGCTGTTCCGCTATCTTCAAAAATCTGCACAGTTGCCTGCCAGCCTGGATGAGAGCACTTTTTCGGCATTCGCACTGGAGCTTTCTCCTGAAAGTATCCTGATCAACCGTCAACATACAGAACATACTACCAGGCGATTACAGCAAACACTGAATTCGCTGACACTAAGACAAAAAGAAGCCATTTACCTGCGTTTTTATGAAAATCTTACCTATGAAGAAATAGCAGGTGTAATGGTATTGAAAGAAGTAAAGTACGCCCGTACCTTAATATATAGGGCCATTGCAGAATTAAAGGAACTGCTGGCACCAGAAGTATCTGCTTTAATGCTTCGTTAA
- a CDS encoding glycoside hydrolase family 20 zincin-like fold domain-containing protein: MKGILTMLLCIPLFCAGTILQRVTIVSKDNQVAAQVLQEEVKRRTGLQWSISTEMPASGDVIVFTAVKSRPESYRIRQSSDKGRRITRVEGDGTRGLLYGAGYLLRVMEYNKQGVVLPDIPDVEVVPEKAIRGHQIGYRNLANSYDGWTPEQYEQYIRDLAIFGANSIEAIPFMPPSPHFTIPSMDMNLRISGFCKKYDLDFSVWTPATFDLKDAVKRKNYLLQFDTLLRQAVRLDAVFFPGGDPGDNKPQEVLPLLEELSVSLKKYHPKAQIWLSLQGYDPEDCAFVYSYIHQNKPTWLGGIVVGPSSPSLEDTRAALPAMYKIRHYPDITHTVRCDYPVVWWDPAFALTLGREPVNPQPVYYANIYRYIAPYMDGFISYSDGAHDDLNKMVWSMLGWNTGADVREILIQYTNYFFGSSFREEAADGILALEKNWEGAIADNGGIPATLSLWQKQEQDHPELAGNWRWQMFLLRAYYDAYTRARAIREAGLEAAVNRTLLESGDAIGRAEKILQQADKVIMPQWRNRIIALCDDLYKSVALQTSVAKYKAAGAERGAVLDFLDRPLNNRWWLEDKFRDIRTRSKTEQRKALDTIAHWENPGPGSFYDNVGNVSKSSHVVRTEDLHTDPLILRSDAPGFDWWESGYSRRRLSWMVSMRWPSAMRYDHLDTTARYIIRVTGNGESLLRANGERLKPTLYNKGIGEIKEFPVPPALSKTGTLVLTWDSIDEEHLNWRQHSRVSEVWLIKL, encoded by the coding sequence ATGAAAGGAATCCTAACCATGCTATTATGCATCCCGCTATTTTGTGCAGGCACAATATTACAGCGGGTGACGATTGTTAGTAAAGATAATCAGGTGGCCGCGCAGGTCTTACAGGAAGAGGTGAAACGACGCACCGGCCTGCAGTGGAGCATTTCAACAGAGATGCCGGCAAGCGGAGATGTTATTGTATTCACCGCCGTGAAATCCCGGCCGGAATCATACCGGATCCGCCAGTCATCAGATAAAGGCAGACGGATCACACGAGTGGAAGGAGATGGCACCCGTGGCTTGTTGTATGGCGCCGGATATTTACTCCGGGTGATGGAATACAACAAACAAGGTGTGGTATTACCAGACATACCGGACGTGGAAGTCGTTCCTGAAAAAGCCATCCGTGGCCATCAGATCGGTTACCGCAATCTCGCCAATTCATACGATGGATGGACACCGGAACAATATGAACAATATATCCGCGACCTGGCTATATTCGGAGCAAACAGCATTGAGGCCATTCCCTTTATGCCGCCTTCTCCACATTTTACGATTCCATCAATGGATATGAACCTGCGCATCAGCGGGTTTTGCAAGAAATATGACCTGGACTTCTCCGTATGGACACCGGCTACTTTTGACCTGAAGGATGCCGTAAAAAGAAAAAACTACCTGCTGCAATTTGATACCCTTCTTCGGCAGGCAGTCCGGCTTGATGCCGTCTTTTTTCCCGGCGGAGATCCAGGTGATAATAAACCACAGGAAGTACTTCCATTGTTGGAAGAACTGTCCGTTTCTTTAAAGAAATATCATCCGAAGGCGCAGATCTGGTTATCGCTGCAAGGCTATGATCCGGAAGACTGCGCCTTCGTTTATTCCTATATCCATCAAAACAAGCCAACCTGGCTTGGAGGCATCGTGGTGGGCCCATCCAGCCCCTCGCTGGAAGATACAAGGGCAGCATTGCCTGCTATGTATAAGATCCGTCATTACCCCGATATCACGCATACGGTACGCTGCGATTATCCGGTAGTATGGTGGGACCCCGCCTTTGCCTTGACACTCGGCCGGGAACCGGTGAATCCCCAACCGGTTTATTATGCCAACATTTACCGCTACATCGCTCCCTACATGGATGGCTTTATCAGCTATTCCGATGGCGCGCATGATGATCTGAATAAAATGGTGTGGAGTATGCTGGGTTGGAATACCGGGGCAGACGTGAGAGAGATATTGATACAGTACACCAATTACTTTTTCGGTTCTTCTTTCCGCGAAGAAGCAGCTGATGGTATCCTTGCGCTGGAAAAAAACTGGGAAGGCGCTATCGCAGACAATGGCGGCATCCCCGCCACACTCAGTCTGTGGCAAAAACAGGAACAGGACCACCCCGAATTGGCCGGTAACTGGCGCTGGCAGATGTTTCTGTTGAGAGCTTACTACGACGCCTATACGAGAGCGCGCGCCATCCGCGAAGCCGGACTGGAAGCAGCCGTTAACCGCACCCTGCTGGAAAGCGGCGATGCGATAGGCCGCGCAGAAAAAATACTGCAACAGGCCGATAAAGTGATCATGCCACAGTGGCGCAACCGCATCATCGCTTTATGTGATGATCTTTATAAATCGGTTGCCCTGCAAACGAGCGTGGCTAAATATAAAGCTGCAGGCGCTGAAAGAGGCGCCGTGCTGGACTTTCTGGACAGGCCGCTGAATAACCGCTGGTGGCTGGAAGACAAATTCCGTGACATTCGTACCCGTTCTAAAACGGAACAACGCAAAGCCCTGGATACGATCGCCCACTGGGAAAACCCCGGACCAGGAAGCTTTTACGATAATGTCGGGAATGTTTCCAAATCTTCGCATGTAGTGCGGACGGAAGACCTGCATACAGACCCGCTCATACTCCGCAGCGACGCTCCCGGTTTCGATTGGTGGGAAAGTGGTTACAGCCGCAGACGTCTTTCATGGATGGTAAGTATGCGCTGGCCTTCTGCCATGCGGTATGATCATCTCGACACAACAGCACGTTATATCATAAGAGTTACCGGTAACGGTGAAAGCCTGCTCCGTGCAAACGGAGAGCGGCTCAAACCAACCTTGTATAATAAAGGGATAGGAGAGATCAAAGAATTTCCCGTACCTCCTGCATTGAGTAAAACAGGCACTTTGGTGCTCACCTGGGACAGCATTGATGAAGAACACCTTAACTGGCGGCAACATTCAAGGGTCTCTGAAGTGTGGTTGATTAAATTATAA
- a CDS encoding metallophosphoesterase family protein, which translates to MMRFIISGWLLATCFLQCEVHAQSLRPDRIVLNVTADPSRTAAVTWRTAQSITTSYAELAPATADPRFTAQATQYKAETTAPFADSLPVRYHHFTFSGLQPNTVYAYRVGQGEEWSEWFQFSTAGLPGEPFSFIYLGDAQANILSLWSRAIRKAWSSAPDARLIIHAGDLVHKGNNNNQWQQWFEAGSFIHSSIPGMMTPGNHEYYENTAGQDVPSVFWRPQFTLPENGPAGLEETVYYTDVQGMRFISLNSEEIRISDTLLARQQTWLEDVLKNNPNRWTCITFHHPVLSTSKKHDNTRLRENFKPLLDKYKVDLVLQGHDHTYARGRSGNTGPVYVVSVSGPKMTEISSQPWMARTGTYTQLYQIVDVKPKTISYRAYTVTGELFDAFELEKQANGENLLKNKMK; encoded by the coding sequence ATGATGAGATTTATAATAAGCGGGTGGCTACTGGCCACCTGCTTTTTACAATGTGAGGTACATGCACAAAGCTTAAGACCCGACCGTATTGTATTGAATGTTACGGCAGACCCTTCCCGGACTGCGGCTGTAACCTGGAGAACAGCACAATCCATTACAACAAGTTATGCCGAGCTGGCACCCGCTACCGCTGATCCGCGTTTTACGGCACAGGCAACGCAATATAAAGCGGAAACGACCGCCCCTTTTGCAGATTCTTTACCCGTACGCTATCATCATTTCACTTTTTCCGGTCTGCAACCCAATACCGTATATGCGTATAGGGTAGGACAGGGAGAAGAATGGAGCGAATGGTTCCAGTTCAGTACTGCCGGACTTCCCGGCGAACCCTTCTCCTTTATTTATCTGGGAGATGCACAGGCAAATATCCTTTCCCTATGGTCAAGGGCCATCCGGAAAGCCTGGTCATCGGCTCCGGATGCGCGCCTGATCATTCACGCGGGCGACCTCGTACACAAGGGCAATAATAATAACCAATGGCAGCAATGGTTTGAAGCTGGTAGCTTCATCCATAGCAGCATCCCCGGGATGATGACGCCCGGGAATCATGAATATTATGAAAACACAGCGGGGCAAGATGTACCCTCTGTGTTTTGGCGGCCACAGTTCACCCTGCCGGAAAACGGCCCGGCAGGCCTGGAAGAAACTGTTTACTATACGGATGTACAGGGTATGCGTTTCATTTCCCTGAATTCAGAGGAAATCCGGATATCTGATACCCTGTTGGCAAGACAGCAAACCTGGTTGGAAGATGTATTGAAAAATAATCCTAACCGCTGGACCTGTATCACCTTCCACCATCCGGTATTGTCAACAAGCAAGAAGCACGACAATACAAGATTGCGCGAAAATTTTAAACCGTTATTAGATAAATATAAAGTGGACCTGGTACTCCAGGGTCATGATCATACCTATGCCCGCGGGCGCTCCGGCAATACGGGGCCAGTGTATGTGGTATCCGTCAGCGGTCCAAAAATGACTGAGATAAGTTCACAGCCATGGATGGCGCGCACGGGTACCTATACACAATTATATCAGATAGTAGATGTAAAGCCAAAGACAATTTCTTACCGCGCCTACACGGTTACCGGAGAATTGTTTGATGCTTTTGAGCTGGAGAAACAGGCCAACGGTGAGAACCTGCTGAAGAATAAAATGAAATGA
- a CDS encoding FecR domain-containing protein, with protein MNYREYDAADLAADASFQAWVLNDNAYAATFWEGWQAAHPDREQVLHEARALVLVLRFRTNEATVEEMETVKHRIDQLLNDTVVKKNNGNPLRRLHYVLGAVAASLLLLAAGQYYWKADVPETTFVQTGFGETKMLQLPDGSVVQLNANSSISYPRKWKKELARTVTLNGEAYFNVSKSPAGLNPKFRVLMPQVTIEVKGTAFNVYSRHDKVNVLLEEGKIVVNDSLNMKPGDMMSFSTGQHQWLKGDATQLTAWKQHRLVYRDEPLINVAQQLEDIYGYHVEFKDKKMEGLLFTGAGPADDPALLLKAIATVHQLKMKQSNSVIIFE; from the coding sequence ATGAACTATCGTGAATACGACGCAGCGGACCTTGCTGCGGATGCCTCTTTCCAGGCATGGGTGCTGAATGATAATGCATATGCTGCCACCTTCTGGGAAGGCTGGCAGGCAGCGCATCCGGATAGGGAGCAAGTGTTGCACGAAGCCAGGGCATTGGTGCTGGTACTAAGGTTCCGGACCAATGAGGCCACTGTGGAAGAAATGGAAACCGTAAAGCATAGGATAGATCAGTTACTGAACGATACCGTTGTTAAAAAAAATAACGGAAATCCGCTCAGAAGATTGCACTATGTCCTGGGTGCTGTGGCTGCCAGTTTGTTGTTGCTTGCCGCAGGGCAGTACTATTGGAAGGCTGATGTGCCGGAAACAACATTTGTTCAGACGGGTTTTGGCGAAACAAAAATGTTGCAATTGCCCGATGGTTCTGTGGTACAGCTAAATGCCAATTCTTCCATTTCCTATCCACGTAAATGGAAAAAAGAGCTGGCAAGAACAGTGACACTTAACGGAGAAGCTTACTTTAATGTGTCAAAATCACCCGCCGGATTAAATCCGAAATTCCGGGTACTGATGCCGCAGGTAACGATTGAAGTAAAAGGAACCGCATTCAATGTATATAGCCGGCATGACAAGGTGAATGTGCTCCTGGAAGAAGGAAAGATCGTGGTGAATGACAGCCTGAATATGAAACCCGGCGACATGATGTCGTTTTCTACCGGTCAGCATCAATGGCTGAAAGGAGATGCCACCCAGCTCACTGCCTGGAAACAACACCGGTTAGTATACCGGGATGAACCACTCATAAATGTTGCACAGCAATTAGAGGATATATATGGATACCACGTTGAATTTAAGGACAAAAAGATGGAAGGTCTGCTGTTTACCGGCGCAGGCCCTGCTGATGATCCTGCACTGCTGTTAAAAGCCATAGCTACCGTGCATCAGCTGAAAATGAAACAAAGCAATTCAGTAATCATTTTTGAATAA
- a CDS encoding SusD/RagB family nutrient-binding outer membrane lipoprotein, with the protein MQRIPLLYLILLFGVTFSSCKKGLEEINVNPNESEVINPEFLLSSVLINTAYEYQKAAYFDMPASAGRYITMVRNEGNDKFDWGPQNWDGNYLRLSANREMMDLAKKMNTPQYVAVGKVLEVFNFGYLTDLYGDIPYSEALLLKEQTLMHPKYDQQQTIYPALLQTLKEANDELASTTGSVDAKADVMYAGVVLKWRKFANSLRLRMLLRASKSYATAFTEMQEILNDKNKYPIFESSDDNAEVKYPGVLPSNSWPGGAQANAFSEFDKRKPSKEIVTALLQRNDPRLEVWIAKVDSLNGGTSDPNPYVGVPNAIPAPYDYNGGTPHISRLSAIFNSNSNPMVKASMITYAEVCFILAECVQSGKVTVAGKTAESLYYDGITASMKYYGVDQAASDANYYNQASVKYNGTLEQLMGQKWIAGFLKGAEAWFDNRRTGFPKFVLGPLATSKELPKRYIYPSGERDTNEDQYLKGVAQFGADKQTTLMWYLK; encoded by the coding sequence ATGCAACGCATACCTCTTTTATACCTGATACTATTGTTCGGCGTCACTTTTTCTTCCTGTAAAAAAGGATTGGAAGAGATCAATGTAAACCCGAATGAATCAGAAGTGATCAATCCCGAATTCCTGTTATCATCTGTGCTGATCAATACAGCCTATGAATATCAGAAGGCAGCATATTTCGACATGCCTGCATCTGCCGGGCGCTATATTACGATGGTGCGCAATGAGGGAAATGATAAATTCGACTGGGGTCCTCAAAACTGGGATGGCAATTATCTCAGACTTTCCGCCAACCGGGAAATGATGGACCTGGCGAAAAAAATGAATACGCCTCAGTATGTGGCGGTAGGCAAGGTGCTGGAAGTATTTAATTTTGGCTATCTGACAGACCTTTACGGAGACATCCCTTATAGTGAGGCATTACTCCTGAAAGAGCAAACCCTGATGCATCCGAAATATGATCAGCAACAAACCATATACCCGGCATTACTGCAAACTTTAAAGGAAGCTAATGACGAATTAGCTTCCACTACAGGAAGTGTGGATGCAAAGGCGGATGTGATGTATGCTGGGGTAGTGTTGAAATGGCGCAAGTTTGCGAACTCACTGAGACTAAGAATGCTGTTACGTGCTTCTAAAAGTTATGCAACTGCTTTTACAGAAATGCAGGAGATCTTGAATGATAAAAACAAGTATCCGATCTTTGAGAGTAGTGACGATAATGCTGAAGTAAAATACCCTGGTGTACTTCCTTCTAACAGCTGGCCCGGTGGTGCTCAGGCAAACGCATTCTCAGAATTCGATAAGCGTAAACCAAGCAAAGAAATCGTTACTGCACTCTTACAAAGGAACGACCCGCGCCTGGAAGTATGGATAGCAAAAGTGGATTCACTCAATGGTGGTACTTCAGATCCTAATCCATATGTAGGTGTACCAAATGCTATTCCTGCACCGTATGATTACAATGGTGGTACGCCACACATTTCCCGTCTTTCTGCCATATTCAACAGCAACAGTAATCCAATGGTGAAAGCCAGTATGATCACCTATGCTGAAGTTTGCTTTATTCTTGCGGAATGTGTACAGTCAGGTAAAGTAACTGTAGCAGGTAAAACTGCAGAAAGTCTTTACTACGACGGTATCACCGCCAGCATGAAATACTATGGCGTTGATCAGGCGGCTAGTGACGCCAATTATTACAACCAGGCTTCCGTAAAATATAATGGTACCCTGGAACAACTGATGGGACAAAAATGGATCGCAGGTTTCCTTAAAGGCGCAGAAGCATGGTTTGACAACCGCCGTACCGGTTTCCCGAAATTTGTATTGGGACCACTCGCTACTTCCAAAGAATTACCTAAACGGTATATTTATCCAAGCGGAGAACGTGATACAAATGAAGATCAATACCTGAAAGGAGTGGCTCAATTCGGAGCAGATAAACAAACCACACTCATGTGGTACCTGAAGTAA